The Apodemus sylvaticus chromosome 12, mApoSyl1.1, whole genome shotgun sequence genome segment GCAGGACAATTTAAAACAGCAAAAGTTTAGAAACAGTCTATCAGTTCACCTATAGGGACTGACAGAAGTTGTCTCTAGAAAGCAATTTCTAGAATACTGTCTCATCTTGGGCTCCTAAGAATTGAAACATCGCTTAACTGAACACTTCTAATAACTAAAGAATCCATCTTTTTGTCTGCCCTAGTAAGGTTACTGCTGGTGCCCTCATTTTATAACCGGAGAAACTCAGAAGCTCACGCCTGCACAACCCTCCCACAGAGGAGAAGGCAAAAGTCTACTCAAAGGCCTACGGGCATGAAAGATGGCGACGTGCTGGGGAAAGAGCAGAGGTCAGTGGCAGAGGGTAGGTCAGCACTCTGAGTTTGGACTTTAACTAgagaattttgtttaaattctcaCGACAACAGCAAAGATGTAATGTAGAGTATGGTGTGGAATAATAGCTCTCCACAAAGGTGGGGACACTGAACGCGGGCAGACGCCCAAAGCAAGGCTGAGATACTGTGACAGAAACCTTTTTTGTCATCTCACTGGACACATTTGGGGCCCATGCCTACTACGGTCTGACATGGAAGGTGGCAGATTTAAAGTCTGAGGCCTGAATTTAAGAGGCAGGAGTGATCAGAGGACCAGAGAGAAAGCTGCTTCTTTCCCAGGTATCAGTAGCAATCTGTCCTCTACGTTTTGGGAATGGGCTCCAAGGGGCCCTGGGGGAGCTGGCCTGTGTCCTGGAATGTGTGAGAGAATGGAAAAGGAAGTTGGATTTCCCTGGCACAGGTATTTCTGAGAGCCCCTAACAGACCCCAGAGGGAGCCATCTTTGTCCTTCCCCCTCATGTGAGACTTTGGGGAGAGGGCTCAAAGGCCATGATTGAACGTGGCATACCGTTTTCCTCATCCACAGAGGGTAAGTTGGGCTGTGATTAAGTTTTGCCAAAATAGTTCTCCATCATCTTTACTGTCTGCCTACATCATCAACTCTAAACAGAGGCTGATGGTTAAGACAGGAAAGTGAAGGTTGAGGTTGCCAACAAAGTAGGCTGGCTCACTAGCCTCTGATCAACTCATTCCATTAGATGTTGCTGTGGTAGCAGTGgggttctttcttttcctctttctctagaATTTAAGGCATGTACCCCCATGCCCAgaacattaaaaattatataatgttGCCATCAACATCAACATCGTCATCGTCGAcgtcgtcatcgtcatcattGAAGGACCTGGGTATTTTGATTACTGAGCTTCTTGCCACTGCTTCCTGAGTAGATCAGGAACAGCAAACAACTTAGGGGAACAAAGTCAGAAGGGGAAAAGCCTGGATGCTGGGAAGGCTGCCCTAGAAGAGCCTGCATTAGAGAGTTGGAAATTGGAACCTCAAGGACACCGTAGACCAGGTAACTGATCCAGTGACCTGAACGTCCCTCCTCAGAATTAGCCAAGTATCCTTTTGACTTCCACAAGGGAAGTGGGAACTCttgagcaaacacacacacacacacacacacacacacacacacacactaataataataataataataatgtaaaagtGTGTGAGTTGTGGTTAATTGCTCAGAGGGAAATGGGAACTCATATATTACTGAATATCTATCAAGCAGGTTGAAGTCTGGAAGGGTAGAGGTGACCCTGTTTCTCAGCCTTTTCTGTGAAGCTTAGGTGAGCAGGGTATGGCCCTGGAATAGAGTAGGGCTAGTTCTGCTAATCCACAGTGGCTCTGTCTGGTCACAAGGGGACAAAGGGTGCCTTTGGGGTGAGTCTGGCACAGGAGCTGACCCTTAAAGCCAGAAGGGAGAAGAAGCCCACACTAAAATCTTTCCTACAATTAAATCATACTCAGGATTTTGAAGATGTAAACTCATTAGTTAATAGGATTTTGAAAGTCGTTTTAATGTAAGAGAGTAAATTCATTGTGAATAATTACAAGTTGACCCAGAAATGTTCTAAAGTGCTCATTAACCTCAATGAATTCaattaccccccccccaaatcaccCACACTGGACTAGTAAACAACAGCTGTCTACTTCTGGATTATAGAAGAAGGAACACACCACAGAGGATGCCCACACTTAACTAGTGTGTAAGGTCAAACTTGCCTACAAGTTGTCTAGTAAAGTGGAAATCCACAGCACCGCACTTCAGGGCCgtttctttaaaaaccaacaaaccaaccaaaacaccACAGCAACAAGAAGGAACACTGACAGCCTTGGCTCAGATTTGCACACAGTTAGATTCAGAGCAGGGAAGGTCCAGGAGGAACCATCCTGGAGAGAAGACACTAGCCTAGCTGTCCACTCAGCCCTCCACGACAGTGCTCTCTGGGGTTCCGGGGTTCACTGTAACATGAGAATTGGCTGTCTCAGGGGTCTCTGTAAGCTCGCGGAGGGCCCGTgggtcctttaatcccaggaccacGCGGCCCAGAAGGCCTTTGAGCAGCTGCATCTCGCGAAGCAGGAGGTCCACCTTGGGCTGCAGAGCTTCGCGCGACTGGTCCGCGGACGTGGGCAGAGGCGCGCAGGCGTGTGGCTCTGCGGTGGCAACGTGGCCCGCAGGGAACTGCAGCCCCGCAAAGGTGCTGTTCGGGACGGAAGTGACTGACGGGACGGATCTGGACACTGGGGTCTTCCGGAAGGAAAGCGGCCTGTCCCCGGGCGCCAAGGCTGCAGCCCGTGGGGCTGGCGCGGTGGTGGACGCCAGATCCAGGACAGAGCCTACAAGGCAACACGCCTGGTCACCCGTGACTGCTCCACGCGGGGCGGGAGCGACCAGGGGGTGGAGGAtcgagatggggaggagggaagactgAGGAAGGACCAGGGATGCAGGAGGCAGGCGCGATGCTGAGCTGTCACTCACCCCGCCCGGGGAGCTGCAGCCACGGGCTGCGTTTCCGGACACTCCGGGTGGTGGTGGCCGCCTCACACCAGTACGATTCTAGCTCGTCGACCTCGGACTCGGGGACCGTGTACTCGGCGCCCCAGTCGAAGCGGCGCACCGGCCGGCTGTACTTGTAGAAGGCGAACTGCAGCGGCGTGTCCCGCTTCTGCGCGTGCAGGCGCGTCTCGCAGCGCAGCACCACGCGGCCCCGCGCCTCCTGCGGGCTCAGCGTCCGCAGCACCGGCGTCTGGAACAGCTCTGCGGGGAGGGCGGGCCCGAGGCCGTGGTGTTTGTAGGGTCCGCACGAGGAATGGTACCCCCACCAGGGCCAACCTGTCCACCGCCCCGATCCCCTCTTTTTCCCTTATCCGGAGAGGATTCCTCCCTGATCCAGAGAACGAGAAGGGATAGGAGAAGGACTGGGacggggagactgaggcagcggGGAGGGTGGGATGCAGGGGACGATGGAGACGGGAATCCTGACTGGTGCTACAAGTTACATCCTAGCTGTCACTCAGTTGGCACTCTCTAAACTTGACGGGGATAGCAATGGTTCCCCCTTCATAGTGCGTAGTGACGTAGCACGCCCTTCAGACAGGGTGAGGACTCCTCGCTCCTAAGTGGGATCCCTAGCTAGAACAAGAAACCTGGATGTGCACTGTGGGGAAGGGACACCCACAGAGCAGCCTGCAGGGTTCagcctcctctttccccttccgaTTCCAGCCCTAGGACTTCCCCGTGATGGTCTCGCCCACCTTGCACGGTCACCGCCACCTTGGAGGAGAACATGGGCGCGCTCTCCACGGGGATGCGCATGGTGCCTGAGCACTGGTAGTGACCGCTGTCACTGGCTCGCGCTTGCAGCACCGTGTAGTTGGTGCTAGAATGGAAGTATCTCACAGCCTGGCCGTCGTGGTAGTAGTGAAGCTTGTAGACGACTTTGTCGTACCAGCCACGGCACCGCATTACCAGGGGCTCTCCCTCGAACACCGCAGCATACGGCACTTGCAGAATTAGCCAGTCTGCAACGGACCCCACAGAAAATCCGTCTCTGCCGGACGTgatggcgcatgcttttaatccgggcagtcaggaagtagaggcaggaggatccttaggagttcgaggccaggctggtctacaaagcaagttctagggcagctAGGGCAGTTACACAGAGAATCTGTGCTCAATAAAACTAACCCAACCTAAGCCAACCCAACCCAAGAAATCCCAGCTCCGCAGGTATCCCTTCTCagcctccctccatcttccccaaTCCCACCCTTCCCTCCGACCCCACCCCTCCAGCCCTGCAATCCCTGTGGTTGTtttcactcttccctccccccctccccgccaccaaaacattttcctattttctgGTCTGGTGACTAGCACCTGGGATCCTGACTAAacaggaggaaagaaaatgataCCAAGGAGGCAAAGATGCCTCGGATTTGGTTCCAGCCTCAAAGAGTCTCCTTTCAGAACCAACTATAGATGGCACAGTATGACGTCAAGGCTTTGCTGACCCTGATAACCTCTTCCCTGGCCCTGTTTCTTTTTAACTTCACCTTTTATTCAACACAAGCCAGGCCCAACTACACTGAACTGCTCcgggaaagaaaaagcaaaagttcTGTATAAAACCCAGGGCCCTTGTAAAGTTATTTCCTCAACCCAAAAGACCCTGCTTTTCAGCTTAAATTCAGGCCTACTTGACCTGCATGCTTGTGTTTAGGCCTTCTCTCCTGAAGGAagaccaccaccatcatcaccaccaccaccatcattaccaccaccaccaccatcaccaccaccatcaccaccaccatcacgaccaccaccatcaccaccatcatcaccaccaccaccatcacgacaccaccatcatcaccaccaccaccaccatcaccaccaccaccaccatcaccaccaacatcaccaccaccatcatcaccaccaccatcaccaccatcaccaccaccatcatcaccatcaccaccaccaccaccatcaccaccatcaccaccaccatcatcaccaccaccatcaccaccaccaccaccaccatcatcaccaccaccatcaccaccaccaccaccatcaccaccaccaccaccaccatcaccaccatcaccaccaccatcaccaccaccatcaccaccatcaccaccatcatcaccaccaccaccatcaccaccatcaccaccatcaccaccaccatcatcaccaccaccatcaccaccaccaccaccaccatcatcaccaccaccatcaccaccaccaccaccatcaccaccaccatcaccaccaccaccaccaccatcaccaccatcaccaccaccaccaccatcaccaccatcaccaccatcatcaccaccaccatcaccaccatcaccaccaccatcatcaccatcaccatcaccatcaccaccaccaccaccaccatcaccaccatcaccaccatcaccaccaccatcatcaccaccaccatcaccaccaccaccatcatcaccaccaccatcaccaccaccatcatcaccaccaccatcaccaccaccaccaccatcaccaccaccatcaccaccaccaccaccaccatcaccaccatcatcaccaccaccaccaccatcaccaccaccatcatcaccaccaccatcaccaccaccatcatcaccaccaacatcattaccaccaccatcaccaccaccaccatcatcaccaccaacatcaccaccaccatcatcaccaccaccattatcaccaccaccatcatcaccaccaccatcatcaccaccaccatcaccaccaccatcatcaccaccaccaccaccaccatcatcaccaccatcctcaccaccaccatcatcaccatcactctCATCATCACCACTGCAGCTGACACTATCCTTAGTACATCCTAGATTTTAGGtctcataaaattttaaattattcattcatccattcattcatttagaaTGTTAGGACACATTGGAACACATTATGTGTTCATTTAGAACACAttaggtgtgcatgcatgtctagGTGGGTGTGTCCTTGCGAGTGCTGGTGCCAGTGTCCGAGGAGGCGAGAAGAGGGGGCTGTATCCTCTGATtctggagttacagctggttaTGGCCTGGTGCGGGTTCAGTTCTCTCCAAGAGCATGAgtcattcttaaccactgagctatccctccagcccccGTTTTAGGTATggtaaccttaaaaaaaaaaaaaagaattccaccGTCCAGGTGTGCTGCTGCACATCTGGAGTCCCCGCCCTTGGGAAGCTGGAGCAGGGGATTGAAGGAGACCCTGTGTCCAGAAGGCTTGGCAAGGCATAGTCATGGCTTCTGtgccactgtctgtctgtctgtctgtcagccaTGGCCATCTCTGCTTCCACTTTAATGACCTCCAACGGGAAACCCCAGAAGGGTAAAATGCTCACTGAAGCATTGGCTGGCGTTCTTTGAATGCttaataaaaatgaccatctgCCCAGGTAAGATTATTAATCCTTCACGTGAAGCAGCTAATCGTGTATTTTAATGGGGTGTCATTATTATTTTTCCTAtccctggtttttgttgttgtcgtttggtggtggttctgtttgtttgtttgtttgtttgtttgtttaatacgGGCTGTTGTTTACTATGTATATAGTAAATATATGCTATATTTActatagtatatagtatactGGGCTGGGCTGCAGTTTTGCACTCATCCTCCTGCCGCTgctccctgggtgctgggattgcaggcctgcaCTGTCCCACTCAGTGTTCTCGTCCCTATTTTGAAACCTTCACATACTTTGAGAGAGTCAGTTTCTTGTCATCTCCTAGGTGCTCGTGTGTACGTGCCGACAACAAAAGTTTTATGAAGTTCTTTGCTTAA includes the following:
- the Fcrlb gene encoding Fc receptor-like B; amino-acid sequence: MWMLAALLLLVPRSGKAAALEKPVLSLHPPWTTIFKGERVTLRCDGYHPLLLELRPISTLWYLGHVLLPSHKKSIEVQAPGVYRCQTRGAPVSDPIHLSVSNDWLILQVPYAAVFEGEPLVMRCRGWYDKVVYKLHYYHDGQAVRYFHSSTNYTVLQARASDSGHYQCSGTMRIPVESAPMFSSKVAVTVQELFQTPVLRTLSPQEARGRVVLRCETRLHAQKRDTPLQFAFYKYSRPVRRFDWGAEYTVPESEVDELESYWCEAATTTRSVRKRSPWLQLPGRGSVLDLASTTAPAPRAAALAPGDRPLSFRKTPVSRSVPSVTSVPNSTFAGLQFPAGHVATAEPHACAPLPTSADQSREALQPKVDLLLREMQLLKGLLGRVVLGLKDPRALRELTETPETANSHVTVNPGTPESTVVEG